One window from the genome of Streptomyces sp. WZ-12 encodes:
- a CDS encoding N-acetylmuramoyl-L-alanine amidase, producing the protein MSNGTFPPPRRRPRGTLLIALAVVVAVGVGGWLVWRPPAGGHSPAGAATSPAPGGTPTAGADRPAPTGAPHAGLKGRTVLLDPGHNPHNRDHTAEIARPVDVGNDRKECDTTGTATNDGYAEADFTLDVVRRARALLEAAGARVVLTQDGDRPYGPCVDARAAAGNRVHADAAVSVHADGSVPGNRGFHVILPARVTAGAADTSRIVAPSRDLGERLADRFAATTGSSRSNYLGHGTGLDVRSDLGGLNLSTVPKVFIECGNMRDPKDAAQLTDAAWREKAARGITEGITDFLTR; encoded by the coding sequence ATGTCGAACGGCACCTTCCCCCCACCCCGCCGCCGTCCGCGCGGCACCCTGCTGATCGCGCTGGCCGTGGTGGTGGCCGTCGGCGTCGGCGGCTGGCTGGTCTGGCGGCCGCCGGCCGGCGGCCACTCCCCCGCCGGCGCCGCCACCTCGCCGGCGCCGGGCGGCACCCCCACGGCGGGCGCGGACCGCCCGGCCCCCACCGGTGCCCCGCACGCCGGCCTCAAGGGCAGGACCGTGCTGCTGGACCCCGGCCACAACCCGCACAACCGCGACCACACCGCCGAGATCGCCCGCCCCGTGGACGTCGGCAACGACCGCAAGGAGTGCGACACCACCGGCACCGCCACCAACGACGGCTACGCCGAGGCGGACTTCACCCTCGACGTCGTCCGGCGGGCCCGCGCGCTGCTGGAGGCCGCGGGCGCCCGGGTCGTCCTCACCCAGGACGGCGACCGGCCGTACGGACCGTGCGTGGACGCCCGCGCCGCCGCGGGGAACCGGGTCCACGCGGACGCCGCGGTCTCCGTCCACGCCGACGGCTCGGTCCCCGGCAACCGCGGCTTCCACGTCATCCTCCCGGCGCGCGTCACCGCCGGCGCGGCCGACACCTCCCGGATCGTCGCGCCCTCGCGGGACTTGGGCGAGCGGCTGGCCGACCGCTTCGCGGCGACGACCGGAAGTTCTCGTTCCAATTACCTGGGGCACGGCACCGGGTTGGACGTCCGCTCCGATCTCGGCGGGCTGAACCTCTCCACCGTGCCGAAGGTGTTCATCGAGTGCGGCAATATGCGCGATCCGAAGGACGCCGCGCAATTGACCGACGCCGCTTGGCGGGAAAAGGCGGCCCGCGGGATCACGGAGGGCATTACGGACTTCTTGACGCGCTGA
- a CDS encoding class I SAM-dependent methyltransferase, producing the protein MTAPTAPLALRPEILAAFEAAKGFMPVDEGLALYAAAGEAAALGLPLVEIGTYCGRSTLLLAEAARAADVMAVTVDHHRGSEEQQPGWEYHDPEVVDPVVGRMDTLPTFRRTLHAAGLEDRVIALVGRSPRIARVWQAPAGLVFIDGGHTDEHATADYEGWAPRVADGGLLVIHDVFPDPADGGQAPYRIYRRALESGAFTEVSAHRSLRVLRRTGPGI; encoded by the coding sequence ATGACCGCCCCCACGGCACCGCTCGCGCTCCGGCCGGAGATCCTCGCCGCGTTCGAGGCGGCGAAGGGCTTCATGCCCGTGGACGAGGGACTCGCCCTGTACGCGGCGGCCGGCGAGGCGGCGGCGCTGGGGCTCCCGCTGGTGGAGATCGGCACCTACTGCGGCCGCTCCACGCTGCTGCTCGCCGAGGCGGCGCGGGCCGCCGACGTGATGGCCGTCACGGTGGACCACCACCGGGGCAGCGAGGAGCAGCAGCCCGGTTGGGAGTACCACGACCCGGAGGTCGTCGATCCGGTCGTCGGGCGGATGGACACCCTGCCGACCTTCCGCCGCACGCTGCACGCCGCGGGCCTGGAGGACCGGGTGATCGCCCTGGTGGGCCGCTCACCGCGGATCGCCCGGGTGTGGCAGGCGCCGGCCGGCCTGGTCTTCATCGACGGCGGCCACACCGACGAGCACGCCACCGCCGACTACGAGGGCTGGGCCCCGCGCGTCGCCGACGGCGGGCTGTTGGTGATCCACGACGTCTTCCCGGACCCGGCGGACGGCGGCCAGGCCCCCTACCGCATCTACCGACGGGCCCTGGAATCCGGCGCGTTCACCGAGGTCTCGGCGCACCGTTCACTGCGCGTCCTGCGGCGTACCGGCCCCGGAATCTGA
- a CDS encoding acyl-CoA dehydrogenase encodes MGIGITQDHRDLAEAVRGWVARAVPPEDVRKLLDAAPARTGRPAHWDGLAEQGLLGLHLPEADGGGGGALLDLAVVLEEFGRAVLPGPHLPTVLAAALLHRGGAPRDLVRALATGGRTAAVALGSGSLTAVEGADGYLLDGTAPPVLAGGDAELIVLAAEAAAGTVWLAVDAADLAVRVQDSADPTRPTAEVRADGTAVPGGRRLAVDGALVRDLAGLLFAAEGCGTAARALETAAGHAAVREQFGRPIGQFQGVKHLCADMLVRCEQARALVWDAARAVDAGPEVRGLLAALATATALDAAVSCAKDCIQVLGGIGFTWEHDAHLSLRRAITARQLLGGGDAHRQRAARLAAAGARRALRLELPAGAEEFRDAARAAAERVRGLDPVAARRALAPTGYAAPHLPAPYGLGAGPVEQLAIQQEMAAAGVRVAELGIATWVVPALLAHGTAAQQERYLPPTLRGDLTWCQLFSEPEAGSDLASLRTRAERTADGRWRVNGQKVWTSAARTAGHGILLARTDPDAPKHRGLTFFVVDMASPGVDVRPLKEITGDALFHEVYLDDVLLPADAAVGAVGDGWRVARTTLGNERVHMADQVAFDTGLEALLARTADLDGALRARVGALVAEAHALGCIGLRTTLQRVAGEEPGAGASVRKLVQTAHQQKVADLALELLGPAGAVNEGPGERALHGFLMSRCLTIAGGTTQIQLNVVAERLLGLPRDPEPRPLI; translated from the coding sequence ATGGGCATCGGAATCACGCAGGACCACCGGGACCTCGCGGAGGCCGTGCGCGGCTGGGTCGCGCGGGCCGTACCGCCCGAGGACGTGCGCAAGCTGCTCGACGCCGCGCCGGCGCGGACCGGCCGGCCCGCCCACTGGGACGGGCTCGCCGAGCAGGGGCTGCTCGGCCTGCACCTCCCCGAGGCGGACGGCGGGGGCGGCGGCGCACTGCTCGATCTCGCCGTCGTGCTGGAGGAGTTCGGCCGCGCCGTGCTGCCCGGCCCCCATCTGCCCACCGTGCTGGCCGCCGCGCTGCTGCACCGCGGGGGCGCGCCCCGGGACCTGGTGCGGGCGCTGGCCACCGGCGGGCGGACCGCCGCCGTCGCCCTCGGCAGCGGCTCGCTCACCGCCGTGGAGGGCGCCGACGGCTATCTCCTGGACGGCACCGCGCCCCCGGTCCTGGCCGGCGGCGACGCCGAGTTGATCGTGCTGGCGGCCGAGGCCGCCGCGGGGACGGTGTGGCTGGCGGTGGACGCCGCCGACCTCGCCGTCCGCGTCCAGGACAGCGCCGACCCGACCCGGCCGACCGCCGAGGTCCGCGCCGACGGGACGGCGGTGCCCGGCGGGCGGCGCCTCGCGGTCGACGGCGCGCTGGTCCGCGATCTGGCCGGGCTGCTGTTCGCCGCGGAGGGCTGCGGCACCGCCGCCCGGGCGCTGGAGACCGCCGCCGGGCACGCCGCGGTGCGCGAGCAATTCGGCCGCCCCATCGGCCAGTTCCAGGGCGTCAAGCACCTCTGCGCCGACATGCTGGTCCGCTGCGAGCAGGCCCGCGCGCTGGTCTGGGACGCCGCCCGGGCCGTCGACGCGGGGCCCGAGGTGCGCGGCCTGCTCGCCGCGCTGGCCACCGCGACCGCCCTGGACGCCGCCGTCAGTTGCGCCAAGGACTGCATCCAGGTCCTCGGCGGTATCGGCTTCACCTGGGAGCACGACGCCCACCTCTCTTTGCGCCGGGCGATCACCGCCCGGCAGTTGCTCGGCGGCGGCGACGCCCACCGGCAGCGCGCCGCCCGCCTCGCCGCCGCCGGCGCCCGTCGTGCCCTTCGCCTGGAACTCCCGGCCGGGGCCGAGGAGTTCCGGGACGCGGCGCGCGCCGCCGCCGAGCGGGTACGCGGCCTGGACCCCGTCGCCGCCCGCCGCGCCCTGGCCCCCACCGGATACGCCGCGCCCCACCTCCCCGCCCCCTACGGACTGGGCGCCGGGCCCGTGGAACAGCTCGCCATCCAGCAGGAGATGGCCGCCGCCGGCGTCCGGGTGGCCGAACTGGGCATCGCCACCTGGGTGGTGCCGGCCCTCCTCGCCCACGGCACGGCCGCCCAACAGGAGCGGTATCTGCCGCCCACCCTCCGCGGCGACCTGACGTGGTGCCAGCTCTTCTCGGAGCCGGAGGCCGGATCGGACCTGGCGTCGCTGCGCACCCGCGCCGAGCGGACCGCGGACGGCCGGTGGCGGGTCAACGGCCAGAAGGTGTGGACCTCGGCCGCGCGGACCGCCGGCCACGGCATCCTGCTCGCCCGCACCGATCCGGACGCGCCCAAGCACCGCGGCCTGACCTTCTTCGTCGTCGACATGGCGAGCCCGGGCGTCGACGTCCGTCCGCTGAAGGAGATCACCGGCGACGCCCTCTTCCATGAGGTCTACCTCGACGACGTGCTGCTGCCGGCGGACGCGGCGGTCGGCGCGGTCGGCGACGGCTGGCGGGTGGCCCGCACCACCCTCGGCAACGAACGCGTCCACATGGCCGACCAAGTGGCCTTCGACACCGGCCTGGAGGCCCTGTTGGCGCGCACCGCCGACCTCGACGGCGCCCTCCGCGCCCGGGTCGGCGCGCTGGTGGCCGAGGCGCACGCGCTCGGCTGCATCGGGCTGCGCACCACCCTCCAGCGGGTCGCGGGCGAGGAGCCGGGCGCCGGCGCCAGCGTCCGCAAGCTGGTGCAGACCGCGCACCAGCAGAAGGTCGCCGACCTCGCCCTGGAACTCCTCGGCCCGGCCGGCGCGGTCAACGAGGGACCCGGCGAACGGGCCCTGCACGGCTTCCTGATGTCGCGCTGCCTGACCATCGCCGGCGGCACCACCCAGATCCAGCTCAACGTCGTCGCGGAGCGCCTGCTCGGCCTGCCCCGCGACCCCGAGCCCCGCCCCCTCATCTGA
- a CDS encoding lipid-transfer protein, with protein sequence MAGTAYIIGVGMTRFEKPETRDWQYWDMAREAGGAALADAAVDYHAIEQAPVGYCFQPSTAGQRAVYELGRTGIPVYNVNNNCATGATALMMARQFVASGLNDCVLALGFEKMKRGALGGGSDGGDVKTSPVARHYGVMAAAHGVEMTPPTAQIFGNAAREHMDRHGTTAEQLAMVGAKNHRHSVHNPHAQFRDAYTVEEVLAARTVHRPLTKLQCSPTSDGAAAAVVASERFVRAHGLADRAVEIAAQAMTTDTEESFASGSCIDVVGAPLTREAARQVYAAAGLGIEDVDVIELHDCFSINELLTYEALGMCAPGESGKLIADGATTHGGRWVVNPSGGLISKGHPLGATGLAQAAELVWQLRGTAGDRQVPGARVGLAHNIGLGGAAVVTLLRR encoded by the coding sequence ATGGCCGGCACGGCGTACATCATCGGCGTCGGGATGACCCGCTTCGAGAAGCCCGAGACCCGCGACTGGCAGTACTGGGACATGGCGCGGGAGGCGGGCGGCGCGGCCCTCGCCGACGCCGCCGTCGACTACCACGCGATCGAGCAGGCGCCGGTCGGCTACTGCTTCCAGCCGTCCACCGCCGGCCAGCGCGCCGTCTACGAACTGGGCCGGACCGGCATCCCTGTCTACAACGTCAACAACAACTGCGCCACCGGCGCCACCGCGCTGATGATGGCCCGCCAGTTCGTCGCCTCGGGCCTCAACGACTGCGTCCTGGCGCTGGGCTTCGAGAAGATGAAGCGCGGCGCGCTGGGCGGGGGTTCGGACGGCGGTGACGTCAAGACCTCCCCCGTTGCCCGGCATTACGGGGTGATGGCCGCGGCGCACGGCGTCGAGATGACCCCGCCCACCGCCCAGATCTTCGGCAACGCGGCCCGCGAGCACATGGACCGCCACGGCACCACCGCCGAACAGCTCGCCATGGTCGGCGCCAAGAACCACCGGCACTCCGTGCACAACCCCCACGCCCAGTTCCGGGACGCGTACACGGTCGAGGAGGTCCTCGCCGCGCGCACCGTGCACCGGCCGCTCACCAAGCTCCAGTGCTCGCCGACCTCGGACGGCGCCGCCGCGGCGGTGGTCGCCTCGGAGCGGTTCGTCCGCGCACACGGCCTGGCCGACCGGGCGGTGGAGATCGCCGCCCAGGCCATGACCACCGACACCGAGGAGAGCTTCGCCTCCGGCTCCTGCATCGACGTGGTCGGCGCCCCGCTGACCCGCGAAGCGGCCCGCCAGGTCTACGCGGCCGCCGGCCTGGGCATCGAGGACGTCGACGTCATCGAGCTGCACGACTGCTTCTCCATCAACGAGCTGCTGACCTATGAGGCGCTGGGGATGTGCGCGCCCGGAGAGTCGGGGAAGCTGATCGCCGACGGCGCCACGACCCACGGCGGCCGTTGGGTGGTCAACCCGTCCGGCGGCCTGATCTCCAAGGGGCATCCGCTGGGCGCCACCGGCCTGGCCCAAGCCGCCGAACTGGTCTGGCAGTTGCGCGGCACGGCCGGCGACCGGCAGGTCCCCGGCGCCCGCGTCGGCCTCGCCCACAACATCGGCCTGGGCGGCGCGGCGGTGGTGACGCTGCTGCGGAGGTGA
- a CDS encoding MFS transporter has translation MAGMPPIATPSTLSATARRTAAPAWLVMLLVCAGQFLVVLDVSVVNVALPAMRTGLGLTELGLQWIVNAYVITFAGFMLLGGRAADIFGRKRIFVVGLALFTVASLAGGLAQQPWQLIAARTIQGVGAAVLSPATLTILTTSFPAGPARTRAIATWTAVGAGGGAVGGLVGGVLTQYLSWRWVLLINVPVGALVLTGAALWLAESRHGSGRRLDVPGALLVTGGLGLVAYGIVQTETHGWGSAAALLPLAAGLLVIAAFVAVEARTKAPLMPLGLFRLRSVSSANAAMVLSGAAMFSMWYFLSLYTQNVLSYSPLQAGLSFLPHSLSIVLGSKAAPHLMNRLGAKTLAVCGAVISLCGMFWQSTLTVDGTYLGTILGPGILMALGAGLTATPTAAIATSGAGPSEQGLVSGLINTSRQMGGALGLSVLSTVAASQIAAGHGRAALASGYGMAFLVGGMVLVGSIVLMLLALPRRRADADQG, from the coding sequence ATGGCCGGCATGCCCCCGATAGCCACCCCTTCCACGCTGTCCGCGACCGCGCGCCGGACGGCGGCGCCGGCCTGGCTGGTGATGCTGCTGGTCTGCGCCGGACAGTTCCTGGTCGTGCTGGACGTCTCCGTCGTCAACGTGGCGCTGCCCGCCATGCGGACCGGCCTCGGCCTGACCGAGCTGGGCCTCCAGTGGATCGTCAACGCCTATGTGATCACCTTCGCCGGTTTCATGCTGCTCGGCGGCCGGGCCGCCGACATCTTCGGCCGCAAGCGGATCTTCGTGGTGGGGCTGGCGCTGTTCACCGTCGCGAGCCTGGCCGGCGGACTCGCCCAGCAGCCCTGGCAGTTGATCGCCGCCCGCACCATCCAGGGCGTGGGCGCCGCGGTGCTCTCCCCGGCCACCCTCACCATCCTCACCACCTCCTTCCCGGCCGGCCCGGCCCGCACCCGGGCGATCGCGACCTGGACGGCGGTCGGCGCCGGCGGCGGCGCGGTGGGCGGCCTGGTCGGCGGCGTCCTCACCCAGTACCTGTCGTGGCGCTGGGTGCTGTTGATCAACGTGCCGGTGGGCGCACTGGTGTTGACCGGTGCGGCGCTGTGGCTGGCCGAGAGCCGGCACGGTTCCGGACGGCGGCTGGACGTGCCCGGCGCACTGCTGGTGACCGGCGGGCTGGGCCTGGTGGCGTACGGCATCGTGCAGACCGAGACGCACGGTTGGGGATCGGCGGCCGCCCTGCTGCCGCTGGCCGCCGGACTGCTGGTGATCGCCGCCTTCGTCGCCGTCGAGGCGCGCACCAAGGCGCCGCTGATGCCGCTGGGGCTGTTCCGGCTGCGGTCGGTCTCCTCGGCGAACGCGGCGATGGTACTGTCCGGCGCCGCGATGTTCTCCATGTGGTACTTCCTGTCGCTCTACACGCAGAACGTCCTCTCCTACAGCCCCCTCCAGGCCGGGCTCTCCTTCCTGCCGCACTCGCTGTCGATCGTGCTCGGCTCGAAGGCGGCGCCCCACCTGATGAACCGGCTCGGCGCCAAGACGCTGGCGGTCTGCGGCGCGGTGATCTCGCTGTGCGGGATGTTCTGGCAGAGCACGCTGACGGTCGACGGGACCTACCTCGGGACGATCCTCGGCCCCGGCATCCTGATGGCGCTGGGCGCCGGACTGACCGCGACGCCGACCGCCGCCATCGCCACCTCCGGCGCCGGCCCCTCCGAACAGGGCCTGGTCTCCGGCCTGATCAACACCTCCCGTCAGATGGGCGGCGCGCTGGGCCTGTCGGTGCTCTCCACCGTCGCGGCCTCCCAGATCGCCGCCGGCCACGGCCGGGCGGCCCTGGCCAGCGGCTACGGCATGGCCTTCCTGGTCGGCGGGATGGTGCTGGTCGGCAGCATCGTGCTGATGCTCCTCGCGCTGCCCCGCCGGCGCGCGGACGCCGACCAGGGCTGA
- a CDS encoding response regulator transcription factor, producing MIRILLAEDQRMMRGALALLLDLEADMEVVAQVPAGDEIVPTALASRPDVALLDIELPGLSGLDAAAELRDQLPSCKVLIVTTFGRPGYLRRAMEAGASGFLVKDGPVEDLAAAIRRVLAGERVIDPGLAAAALSAGPNPLTPREREVLTAAVDGATIADIAAKLHLSQATVRNYLSAAIGKTGTRNRMEAVRAARRNGWL from the coding sequence GTGATCAGGATCCTGCTGGCCGAGGACCAGCGGATGATGCGGGGCGCGCTGGCGCTGCTGCTCGACCTCGAAGCGGACATGGAGGTGGTGGCCCAGGTGCCGGCCGGCGACGAGATCGTCCCGACGGCGCTGGCGTCCCGGCCGGACGTCGCGCTGCTGGACATCGAACTGCCCGGCCTGAGCGGGTTGGACGCCGCCGCCGAGCTGCGCGACCAACTGCCGTCGTGCAAGGTGCTGATCGTCACGACGTTCGGGCGGCCCGGCTATCTGCGCCGCGCCATGGAGGCCGGGGCCTCCGGCTTCCTGGTGAAGGACGGCCCGGTGGAGGATCTGGCGGCGGCGATCCGCCGGGTGCTGGCCGGGGAGCGGGTGATCGATCCGGGGCTGGCCGCCGCCGCGTTGAGCGCCGGGCCCAATCCGCTGACCCCGCGCGAGCGCGAGGTGCTGACCGCCGCCGTGGACGGCGCGACGATCGCCGACATCGCCGCCAAGCTGCACCTCTCGCAGGCCACGGTCCGCAACTACCTCTCGGCCGCCATCGGCAAGACCGGCACCCGCAACCGCATGGAGGCGGTCCGCGCGGCCCGCCGCAACGGCTGGCTGTAG
- a CDS encoding sensor histidine kinase: MRPERGRRERDAAPDGAADRHGCTAAESTERVDKGPGRYAFLPWLLMGMGAFSNIIQGKTGNPWLAGAGLLTFNSLYISVVFSAFNPRRRDTRYPLYALAALTVVTVVIALGFGGEWFLFFPLLSLASGTVRALRGKPLAIWLIVLSGSAGFLSGWHGDEPWGSFGIGYGTFLSGMVTATVLSLFDTINELRATRQELARSAVEKERLRFSRDLHDLLGHTLSVVVVKAEAVRRLAPRDLDAALAQAADIEAVGRQALTEVREAVSGYREGSLGTELDRARSALDGAGIEPVVRRAGPPLPPQAEALLGWVVREGVTNAVRHSGATRCEIEVHTDDERVRLTITDDGRGPLGSGSSDADGAAAPSPGAAAGPVGGTGLTGLAERLAAAGGTLRSGPDGRRGFRVTAELPVGAGDLADEEWAG; this comes from the coding sequence ATGAGGCCGGAGCGCGGACGGCGGGAGCGGGACGCGGCGCCCGACGGCGCGGCGGACCGGCACGGGTGCACGGCGGCGGAGTCGACCGAGCGGGTGGACAAGGGACCCGGCCGGTACGCCTTCCTGCCCTGGCTGCTGATGGGGATGGGCGCGTTCTCCAACATCATCCAGGGCAAGACCGGCAATCCCTGGCTGGCCGGCGCCGGGCTGCTGACCTTCAACTCCCTCTACATCTCGGTCGTCTTCTCCGCCTTCAACCCCCGCCGGCGCGACACCCGTTACCCGCTCTACGCCCTGGCCGCGCTGACCGTGGTCACCGTCGTCATCGCGCTCGGCTTCGGCGGCGAGTGGTTCCTGTTCTTCCCGCTGCTGTCGCTGGCCTCCGGCACGGTGCGGGCGCTGCGCGGCAAGCCGCTGGCGATCTGGCTGATCGTGCTCAGCGGCTCGGCCGGGTTCCTGTCCGGCTGGCACGGCGACGAGCCCTGGGGCTCGTTCGGCATCGGCTACGGCACGTTCCTGTCCGGAATGGTGACGGCCACCGTCCTCAGCCTCTTCGACACCATCAACGAGCTGCGGGCCACCCGTCAGGAGCTGGCCCGCAGCGCCGTGGAGAAGGAGCGGCTGCGGTTCTCCCGCGACCTGCACGACCTGCTGGGGCACACCCTGTCCGTGGTGGTGGTGAAGGCGGAGGCGGTGCGCCGGCTGGCGCCCCGCGACCTCGACGCGGCGCTGGCCCAGGCCGCGGACATCGAGGCGGTGGGCCGGCAGGCGCTGACCGAGGTCCGGGAGGCGGTCAGCGGCTACCGCGAGGGCAGCCTGGGCACCGAACTCGACCGGGCCCGCTCGGCGTTGGACGGCGCCGGCATCGAGCCGGTGGTGCGGCGAGCCGGTCCGCCGCTGCCGCCGCAGGCCGAGGCGCTGCTGGGCTGGGTGGTCCGGGAGGGCGTCACCAATGCCGTCCGGCACAGCGGTGCCACCCGCTGCGAGATCGAGGTGCACACCGACGACGAGCGGGTGCGGCTGACGATCACGGACGACGGGCGGGGTCCCCTGGGCTCCGGATCGTCCGACGCGGACGGGGCGGCCGCCCCCTCGCCCGGCGCCGCCGCGGGGCCGGTGGGCGGCACGGGCCTGACGGGGCTGGCCGAGCGGCTGGCCGCGGCGGGCGGCACGCTGCGCAGCGGCCCCGACGGCCGGCGCGGCTTCCGAGTGACCGCCGAACTACCGGTGGGCGCGGGCGATCTGGCGGATGAGGAGTGGGCCGGGTGA
- a CDS encoding MaoC/PaaZ C-terminal domain-containing protein, whose product MPIDAAKATSAEPRTTELAWDHKDVQLYHLGIGAGAATPERPGAATDPDELRYTLESALHVLPSFATVAGGGMALAGGLSAPGIDVDLAAVLHGGQTVTVHRPLPVRGRATQTSTVPAVYDKGKAAVIVLRSEVADEDGPLWTCDTQIFVRGEGGFGGERGPSVRGELPDRAPDLTTERLVRADQALLYRLSGDWNPLHADPEFAKLAGFDRPILHGLCSYGVTLKAVVDAALGGDVTRVRSYTARFAGVVFPGETLRIRLWREEREGGGRIRVAVTAVERDDAPVLADTVVEHD is encoded by the coding sequence ATGCCCATCGACGCCGCCAAGGCCACCTCCGCCGAGCCGCGGACCACCGAACTCGCCTGGGACCACAAGGACGTCCAGCTCTACCACCTCGGCATCGGCGCCGGCGCGGCCACCCCGGAGAGGCCGGGCGCCGCCACCGACCCCGACGAGCTCCGCTACACCCTGGAGAGCGCCCTGCACGTGCTGCCCAGCTTCGCCACCGTCGCCGGCGGGGGGATGGCGCTGGCCGGCGGCCTCTCCGCCCCCGGCATCGACGTCGACCTGGCCGCCGTCCTGCACGGCGGGCAGACCGTCACCGTGCACCGCCCGCTGCCCGTGCGCGGCCGCGCCACCCAGACCTCCACCGTCCCGGCCGTCTACGACAAGGGCAAGGCCGCCGTCATCGTGCTGCGCTCCGAAGTGGCCGACGAGGACGGGCCGTTGTGGACCTGCGACACCCAGATCTTCGTCCGCGGCGAGGGCGGCTTCGGCGGCGAGCGCGGCCCGTCGGTCCGCGGCGAACTGCCCGACCGGGCGCCCGACCTGACCACCGAGCGCCTGGTCCGCGCCGACCAGGCGCTGCTCTACCGCCTGTCCGGCGACTGGAACCCGCTGCACGCCGACCCGGAGTTCGCCAAGCTGGCCGGCTTCGACCGGCCGATCCTGCACGGCCTGTGCTCGTACGGGGTGACGCTGAAGGCGGTGGTGGACGCCGCGCTGGGCGGCGACGTCACCCGGGTGCGGTCGTACACGGCGCGGTTCGCGGGCGTGGTGTTCCCCGGCGAGACGCTGCGGATCCGCCTGTGGCGCGAGGAGCGCGAGGGCGGCGGCCGCATCCGGGTCGCGGTCACCGCGGTCGAGCGGGACGACGCGCCGGTCCTGGCGGACACCGTGGTCGAGCACGACTAG
- a CDS encoding Zn-dependent alcohol dehydrogenase → MRAAVQHETGHSELEVLDDVEAVGFGPGRVRIRIRATGLCHSDLSAMSGVLPQPTPFVPGHEGAGEILDVGDGVTDLKAGDRVLMCWLPACGSCPSCRRGQSHLCLAGFMNAGTPNFRRPGGDVFGFAGTGTFAEEVVVAANCAVPIPDDVPYEIAALIGCGVTTGLGAAFNTAKVEAGSSVAVIGCGGVGISVLQGARACGAAQIVAVDPVASRREAALRFGATEAVAPDGLADAKARITAGEGFDYVFEVVGKSATARTAYETTRRGGTLCVVGAGALDDTFQVSMFELFFDEKRILPSLYGGADVLRSYERAIALWRAGRIDLEGLITHRVRLDGINDALDQMRSGTALRTCIEI, encoded by the coding sequence ATGCGCGCAGCCGTACAGCACGAGACGGGACACAGCGAGCTGGAGGTGCTCGACGACGTCGAGGCGGTGGGGTTCGGGCCCGGCCGGGTCCGGATCCGCATCCGGGCCACCGGACTGTGTCACTCCGACCTCTCCGCGATGAGCGGGGTGCTGCCCCAACCCACGCCGTTCGTCCCCGGGCACGAGGGGGCCGGGGAGATCCTCGACGTCGGCGACGGGGTCACCGACCTGAAGGCCGGCGACCGGGTCCTGATGTGCTGGCTGCCCGCCTGCGGGAGCTGCCCGTCCTGTCGGCGCGGCCAGAGCCACCTGTGCCTGGCCGGCTTCATGAACGCCGGCACCCCCAACTTCCGGCGCCCGGGCGGAGACGTCTTCGGCTTCGCCGGGACCGGCACCTTCGCCGAGGAGGTGGTGGTCGCCGCCAACTGTGCGGTCCCGATCCCCGACGACGTCCCCTACGAGATCGCCGCCCTGATCGGCTGCGGGGTCACCACCGGGCTCGGTGCCGCCTTCAACACCGCCAAGGTGGAGGCCGGTTCGTCGGTCGCGGTGATCGGCTGCGGCGGCGTCGGCATCTCCGTCCTCCAGGGGGCGCGGGCCTGCGGCGCCGCCCAGATCGTCGCCGTCGACCCGGTGGCGAGCCGCCGGGAGGCCGCCCTCCGCTTCGGCGCCACCGAGGCCGTCGCCCCGGACGGACTCGCCGACGCCAAGGCCAGGATCACCGCCGGCGAGGGCTTCGACTACGTCTTCGAGGTCGTCGGAAAGTCCGCCACCGCCCGCACCGCCTACGAGACCACCCGGCGCGGCGGCACCCTCTGCGTGGTCGGCGCCGGCGCGCTGGACGACACCTTCCAGGTCAGCATGTTCGAGCTGTTCTTCGACGAGAAGCGGATCCTGCCGTCCCTCTACGGGGGCGCGGACGTGCTGCGCTCCTACGAGCGGGCCATCGCCCTGTGGCGGGCCGGCCGGATCGACCTCGAAGGGCTGATCACCCACCGGGTCCGGCTCGACGGCATCAACGACGCCCTGGACCAGATGCGTTCGGGCACCGCGCTGCGCACCTGCATCGAGATCTGA